GACGAGGCCGCGGTCGCCGAGCAAGAGGTGTCCCGACCGCTCGCGGACGAGGTGCCCGAGCCCGAGTCAAGGCCGAAGTCGAAGCCGGTCCGGGACGAGGCCGAAGACGAGGAGCCGGAGGCGCGCCCCAGGAAACCCCGGAAGGTGCGGCCCGCGTCCCAGGCGTTCTTGCGCTTCACGGTGCTGTTCGGCGGGCTGGCTGCGGCGGTCACGTGCGCGGCGATGTTCTACTTGTGGCAGCGCGAGCAAGTCGAGCTGGGCGGCTACATGGCGCTCGCCGAGGCGTTCGGTGGGGGCAAGGCCTCGCCCGAGATGGCCAAGGAAATGGACGTGGCAACGGGGCGCCGGCAGGTGTACCCGTTCCTGCTGGTGGCCGCGTGCGCGGGTCTGGTCGGCGGGTTGCTCGGGTCCGTGCGGATCGGCGTCCCCGCCGGGCTCCTAATGCTCGCCGCAGTGGTCGCGCCCGCGATCATTTTCCCCGCGACCCTGATATTCACGTGTGCCCTCATCGTTGCGGGCGTGCTCGGGTTGATGATGCAGTCCGCGGCGAAGGCCCAGCGCCTCGCGGAGCGGGCCGCGGAGGAGCGCCGGCGCCCGCGGTCGAACCCGCTCGTGCTGGCGTGCGCGGTTCTCGGGCTGCTGTTCTTCCTCGGCTACGCGCCGCTCATGGGCGTCATGGTGGTGGCGGCCGCCGCGAAGCAGGAGCTGGAGATCGCCCGTGTCAAGGGCGGCCGTGGGGGTGAGCGCAATCTCGGCGGCGGCCTGGGTGGGCTCATCGGCGCGGGCGAAACCGGCGGCAACAAGCCCCCCGAACCGGCGAAAGAGGTGCCCGCGGGTGACGTGCGCGAGCAGATCACCGGGGCCGGGAGCGGTACAAAGTTGGTGAAACTCGACCTCAGTCCGGCCGGGCTCGAAGCGACCATCGACGCCCCGGAGGGGTGCCAGATCAAGGAGTCCTACGGCACCATTCGGGTGACGAAGGACGAGCACTTCGGGCTGACGATCGAACTCGGGCGCCAGCACCTTCATTCCGCGCGCGAGAACCTCACGGGCTACGGGCGCAAGACCGTCGTCAACTCCGGGGATCTGGTTCTCGCCGAGACCACGTGGGGGAGCAAGCCGAGTTTCAACTTCACCACCACGAAGGTGGTCGGTCACCAGGACGTGTCCGTTCAGAATTACACGCAGTTCAACGACAAGTCGGTCGAGCACTCGCGCGCGGACTGCCTGCTCATGGTCAAGTGCGCGGAATCGATCGCGCGCAAAACGCCGCCGCCCGCCGACCCGACCGCGGCGCTGGCGCCGTTCAAGGCCGAGCCCCGGTACGGTGAAAAGGAGAAGCCCGATGAACTGCGGTTGAACACGAAGGCGACCGACGCGACCCTCGCGCTGCTCGCGCAGTTCCCCGATATCCGGGTTCTGGACATCAGCGGGACGCAAGTCACCGACGAGGGAATGGCTCACCTCAAGGCGCTCCCGAAACTGGAAAAGCTCAACGTTCAGGGGCGCCCGCTCACGGATTCCGGGGCCGCAACGTTGGCCCAGCTCGCGCACCTGAAGGAACTGAACGCGAGTTACATTCAAATCACCGACGCCGCCGTCCAATCGCTCGCGGCGCTACCCGACCTCGAAGCCCTCGAGATCGGCGGCGGGTATTCGTCGAAATTCAAGGGGCCGGGGTTGGCGCACCTCGCGGGCGCGAAGAAGCTCAAAAAGCTCAAGTTGAACGGGTCGGATTTTGATGATTCCACGCTCGCCAATCTGAAGGCCGTCACCAGCCTCGTCGAACTGGACCTCAGTTCGATCAAACTCCTCGGCCCGGGACTCGCCCACTTGAGCGGCCTCCCGAACTTGGTCCGGCTGAACGTCGGCGGGACGCAGATCAACGATTCCGGTTTGGAGAGCATCGCGGGTCTGGTGCGCCTGGAGGAACTGGACTTGCACAGCACCCAGCTCAGCGGGCAGGGCGTGAAGGCACTCAAGGGGATGACCAAGCTCAAGGTGCTCAAACTGGAATCCACGAAGATTCCCGACGCGGGCGTCGCCCACCTCGCCGGGCTGACGAACCTGGAGGTGCTTAATCTGAGCAGCACCCCGGTCACGGACGCGGGGGCCGCACACCTCAAGGGGCTGAAGAGCCTGAAGAAGCTCGACCTCAGCCAGACCGCGCTGACGGACGCGGGCCTCGCACACCTCAGCGCGCTGGAGGATCTGGACGAGTTGGTCCTTTGGGGCTCCAAGGTCACGAACACCGACCGGCCGAAGAAGGTCAAGCCGCCCGAGGGCAAATTGAACCCCCCGGACCCGGCCGCGCTGGTCAAGCGCTTCGAGGGCCGGATGACCCAGGGCGACGGCGAGGGGAAACCGATCGTTTCGATCGTGTTCAACCAGGCCAAACTCACGGACGCGGACCTCGCCGACCTGCGCGAACTGAAGACCCTCCGGGTACTCAATTTGGGGTACGGCAGCGAAGTCACGGACGCCGGCCTCTTCTACTTGAAGGGGCTGACGGACCTCGAGGAACTGCACCTCTCCGGCACGCAGGTTCAGGGCGACGGCCTGGTTCACCTCGCCAAGCTCACGAAGTTGCGCAAGCTCTACCTGCCGGGCGACAACGTCACGGCGAAGCAACTCGCGCCGCTCGCGACAATGGTGAACCTGGAAGAGTTCTCGTGCAACCTGTTCCAGGAGGCGGAACCGAAGCTCAAAGTGCTGTCGCACATGGTCAAACTGCGCCAACTGTACCTGCCGGCGCGCGGGCTGTCCGACGCCGCCCTGGGGCACGTCGGGAAGATGGTCGGGCTGCAGTATTTGACGATCCCCGGTTCGGGTTCGTGGCGCCTCACCGACGAGGGACTGGCGCAACTGAAGAACCTCAAAAACCTCAAGAACCTGGTGCTCCCCGGCGCGGCCGTGACCGGTGACGGGTTCAAGCACCTCGCGGCCCTGACGCAACTCGAAACGCTGGCCCTCGACGGTACCGCGTTCGGGGACGAGGGGCTGAAACACGTGCGCGCACTCACGGGCCTGCGGTCGCTCACGCTGGGGCGGACGAACGTCAGCGACGCGGGGCTCGAGCCCCTCGGCGACCTGACCAACCTGGGGTACTTGAACCTCAGCGGCACCCGCGTGACCGGCGTCGGCTTCGAGAAGCTCAAGAAGATGCCGAAGCTCGCGTCCCTCAACCTGGACGGCACCCCGTTCTCCGACGCGGGTGTGAAGGCGCTCGCCGCGTTCCCCGGGTTGCGCTCGCTTCAACTGGACCGCACGGACGTTACCGATGCGGGGATCGAGCACCTTAAGGGAATGAACGAACTGACGCGGGTGTCACTGGCCAAGACGCGGGTGAAGGGAACGGGCTTCGCCGCGGTCGGGGAGTTGCCCGAATTGGGCGAACTGGTCCTGACCGATAGTGGCTTCACGGACGCGGGGATCGAGCACCTGGCCGCGATGAAGAAGCTGTTCTCGCTCGACGTGTCGGGCACACCCGTCACGGGCGCCGGGTTCGCGAAACTCAAGGGGTTGAAGGAACTCGGTGAGCTCATGCTCCACGGGTCGCAGTTGAACGACGCCGGGCTGAAGGAGGTCGGGGAACTGACCGCGCTCGAGGGGCTCACGCTCTCGCAAACGCGGATTACCGACGCCGGGCTCCCCGCGCTGAACGGGCTGGTGAAGCTCAACCAACTCACCCTCGACGGCACCCCCGTAACTGGCGCGGGCCTGAAGGACGTTAAGAATTTGATGAAGGTGACGTCCATCAACCTGAGCAACACGCGGGCCACCGGCGACGGGTTGGAGACCCTCAAGAATTTCCCCAATCTCTCGTACCTGCAACTGGACAACACGTTCGTGACGGACGCGGGGCTGGCCCGGCTCAAAGACCTGCCGAAACTCCAGTCGCTGAACCTGCAGGGCACGCGCATTACCGACGCCGGGCTCGCCGCGCTCTCGGGGTTGAAAGCGCTCCGCGACGTCAGTGCGGGTCAGACCCAGGCGACCGCCGCCGGGGTCACGAAGCTGAAAGAGACTCTGCCCGAGTTGAACGTCTACGTGGGCGAGTGATCTGGGGTACGGGAAGTTCGTAGCGCAGGGCGTCAGAGCGCACAGGGCGGAAGCCCTGTGCTACGAACGACGGCCCCTCCGGGGCGAAAACAAATACCGTAGCGCGTGCCCGGGGGAAGCGCCGCTCTCGGTGGGCTCCCGCGTAACCTGCCTTGACGAGCCGTGACCGCGAGGGAGCGGGGCAGAGGTGCCCTGTGTGATTGGGTGCGAGCACCGGGAACCTCAAGTGCCTCCCGCTACAAGGTAACCGAAACAAAACCAAAAATGAACCCGTGCGTCGAGTCGGCGTGCGAGTTCGCCGGTGCTCGAGCGCACGGGTTCGTGGGGCGAAGGTGGGATCAGAAAAGCCGAACCTACTGCCCGGGGCCGGTAGGGGCGCCGGGCGGGGGACCGGTCGGCCGGCCCTTGGCGGCTCCCGCTCCGGCGGGGGCTCCCGCCGGTGGGCCCCCAGCCGGAGGCGTTTTGTTGCTCTTCCCGGCCAACAGTTGCTTATAGGTCGCGTCATCGACCTCTTCGACGAGCCCGCCGGTGTAGCCGACGCTCTTCTTCCCGTCCTTCCCCTCTTGCTCGAACACCACGGGGTCTTGCGACCCGCGCCCGCCGCCGACGTTGTACCGCACTTTGAACGGTTTGCCGTCGGACTCGGACTTGAACAGGCCGTCGAGGTCGTCGGGGTTGATGCTCATCATCTTGAGCTTGGTCGGGTCGTAGCTCTTGATGAACTCCCGGAACTCGGCTTCACTGGCCGGCCCGCGCCCGCCCTTGAAGTTCTGGTGTGCCGCGTACATGTTGCTGAGGCGCTGGGAGTTTGACGTGTTCATCGCGCCCACGGCCTCGGCCGTTCGGTCGCGGCTGCACCCGACCAGGCCGATGACCGATCCGAGCGCGAGTGCGCAAACGAGTCTCGTGAACATAATGGCTCCGGTATTTTGGGTTGGGTGCGAAACGGGCGCGGCGGGGCAGGCGCCCGCCGCGCCCAGCGGGGTCAGTAGTTGGAGCCGACCACCCACCCGTCGGACCGGCCGCCGAGGTGGTACAGCACGCAGCTCGTGTCGCTCCACCCGGAGTTCCCGCCCGTGTTGACCGACATCTGGATGCCGCGCACCGAGCCGTCACCGAACACCGCGAGCACGACGCCCGTGTGGGCCGAACCGAAGCCGGGCTCCCAGAACTTCCCGTTGGCCGTCGCCCAGCTCACGCGGGTCGTGTCGCTGTCCGGCAGCAGGGGAACCCAGTTCCCGACGAGACGCATGTTCGGCCAGTCGGAGTTGTGCGCCCAGCCCGGGATCTCCCACCAGTCCCAATCTGGCGTCGCGGTCGGCTGGTACTGCCGGGCGGAGACGGCTTTTTCCATGATGGCGATCGTGTTGGAGGTGCCGTCCGAGACGCCGGTCACGTTGACCGTGCTGTACTTCTGGGTCAGGGACGGGTTGTCGGTCCGCACGTGCCCGCCCTTGGTGATGATGCCCTTGAACGTGTTCTGCTCGTTCGGGTCCGGGGGCAGCGTGGCTTGCCACTGGTTGCCCCACTCCACCATCACGCCCGCGTAGTCGCCCATCGCGTACACCGAACCCCACGACGCGGGGGCGGACGCGCGGTTCCCGCGGGCCGGGCACAGGTACGTCTTCACCTGGATCTCGACCATCGCTTTGCCGATGCTCGCGTTCCAGTTGTTCGGCCCGCTCTGCTGGCCGATCTTGTACACGTTGTCCTGTTCGATGAAGGGGAGGATCTGGTACGCCCACCCCATCGTCTCGAACCCGACCCCGGTGTTCCCGAAGGCGGCGGACTGGGCGCCCGAGGTCGGGAAGTACCCGTAGGCCCCCTCGTGGGCGTGGAGCGCGATGCCGATCTGTTTCAGGTTGTTGCTGCACTGGATGCGCGCCGCGGCGGAGCGCACCTTTTGCACAGCCGGTAGGAGCAGGCCGATCAGGATCGCGATTATCGCGATCACAACGAGGAGCTCAATGAGCGTAAAACCGCGACGATGCCGCATGGGAGAGACCTCCGGCACGGGGAGAGAAGAAAAAATAGGCGATTCCGACCCGGCTACGACTTGGAAGCTTCAGGTGGAGAGACCCGGAACTCGGCGACCTGTAACCCCAAATCCGTTTCGTAAGTGTTGAAAATGATCAGGAACCCGATCCAGGACGGTCCGAACTTGGGCGCGTGCTTGTTATCGATCAGCGCCCCGGCCCGGACCTCGAGCGTCCGCCACCCCCCCGGGATAGTGGGGTTCGGTGCGTAGGTGCCGTTCCACTCCAGCATCCCCGTGTCCGGGGAGCGCACGTCCGGGGTCCGCACGCAGAAACAGAACTGCCCCGGTCCCGGGCGCTCGACGCGGTACCGCACCCGCACCACCGAATCGGAATGGAGCCGAAAGTACCCCCGCGTCCACTGCTTGTCGGAGCGGATCTGGTACATCTGCCGCTGGTAGTACGGGTCGAACCAGAAGTCCGGGGCGACCACCGCCCGGTCCCCGGTGGAATCGCGGTGCCCCACGGCCCAACCCGTTCCCCACCCCGCGACCCAGGGCCGAGCGAGATCCAGTGCGTAGGCATCGGGCGTGTCGCGGATCGGCTGCTTCTGCGTGTCCCCGTCCGCTCGAACGGTCAGCAGTTCCCCGCCCCGCACTTCGCCGAACGCGCGCCCCGTTGGGGCCGACACGTTCACCGCGCCGCGCTGGACCCCCACCTCCGTTACGGTCGCGGCTTGGGAGAGGGTCACGATCGCCCCCGTCGCCCCCGTCAGTACGGTCTCGGTGGTGAACAACGTGAGTGGCACCCTGCCGACGAGCGGCGGGCGCACATCCGCCGCGATCACCCCGCGGTCGAGTTGCAGTTGGGTGCCGTCCGCACTCAGCGTGACGGCCGAATCCTCGGTCACCGCGACGTTCGTACCGTCGGGGTAGAACAGCACGGCCGACGCGCTCGGGCCGTTGGTCGTCACCGTGCCCCCCGGCGGGACCGGCCCGTCAGTCGGGTGCAGCGTTCCGTCCGTCGCTCGGACCGTAATGTTCCCGCGAACCGAACCGAGTCGGGCGTGCCATTCGGGTGACGTGGGGCTCGGTCGGTTGGGCCACACCCAGCGCCCGAGGGTGACCCCGGCGACCCCCGCGGCCAGCGCACCGCCCGCGAGCCGCAACACGTTGCGCCGGTCCCACGGCCGCGCACCAGGGTCTCTCGGTACGGGCGCGACTCGTGCGAGTGACTGCTGTTCGCGAGAGCGGCTCCCCGGCGGCAGGTCCGCAACGGCAACCGCCTGGAGCACGAGGAGCCGGAACCACTCGCGTGCGGCCGGATCGGTGGCCAGCCGGTTCTCCAACTCCTCCGCTTCCGCGGGAGTCAGTGCGTTGTCCCAGTATCGGCCGAAGAGTTCTCCGAGTCGGAGGTCGAGCACCGGGTTCACGAGGGTACCTCCCGTGTTACCGGGGCCTCGCGGCCACCCAATTCCCCCTCAACGCACTCACGCAGGGACCGGTGAATCCGCGACAGGTTCTGGTAGACCGCGTCCGCCGACCGCTTGAGGCGCTTCGCAACGGTCACGGCGGTAAGACCTTCCGCGTACCTCATTCGGAGCAACTCCTGAGCGGACGCCGTCAACTTGCCGAGGCACCGGTGTAGGGCCTCGCTCCGGTCCGTAACCGTCACGTCTTTGGAATCCGACCAGCGCGCCTCTAATAAGTCGAGAACGTTGTCCGGGAGCGAATGCAGTCGGCGACTCCGGGCGAAATCGACCGCCCGGTGCCGGGCCGCACGCAGTGCCCATGCGAGCACGTGATCGACGTCGCGGAACTGCGCGCGGGACTCGAGCGCCGCGAGGACGACCTGTTGGAAGATGTCGTCGGCGGCGTGTACGTCCCGCGTCACGGTCGCGGCCAGAGCTGCGACGCGCAATCGCTCGCGGAGCAGTATTTGGACGATCACGTCCGGTTCGAGAGTCATGCGCGAGCCTCTCTCGTTCTTCACACGAACGTCACGGCCGAATCCTGACACCGAATGCGAATTATTTTACCGCAATTCTTTAAACCCAAGCGCCGCAGCGAGATACCGCCGAACCGAACTGCGTCGCGTGTGACCGGGGCTCGTCCGCCGCGCGAACTCGCGTGAACCCACCTTGGTTCCCGTTCGTCCGTTCAACGTTGACCGCCGCCCGACCGCCGGGGCTTACACGCAACTCTCTTGCTCAGAGGGTTCGGCTCTGCGAGCCGAACGCACCAATGCCTCGCAAACTTGCGGCGGTTAACTTTACCGCTCCGGTTCTTCCGGGGCGGTTTTTTCTTGGATGACGGTCATAGAGGTCCGCGCCGTGTCCGACGGCACTTCGCGCCTCTGTCACCCCACGTTCCTCAATACCTGGACGCGCTGAAATTGTGAGAGCCGAACGCAAAATGCGGTCAAGAAGTGGATTGCGGAAATGTGGTGCTTTTAAATTTCGTGGCGTTTTGCGGGCTTTGTAAACGCGCTTTCACACGTGGAACACTCGCGCAGACACGCGAGCGTATCTGCACGGGATGTGCGCTCCGCTCTGACGACAGTTCCCAACCCGTGATGGAATCGGGGCGGTCACTTCAACTCCGTCTTGAGCTCTTCCGCGCAAGCCTGCTCCAGTTCTCTGGCCGCGGTCTGGAGTTGTGGCTTAAGGCCCGCCGGGGCCTCGTCCGACTCTTTTACCCCTTTTTGTTCCCAGGATTGCAACAGCGTCCCAAATGCGCTCATGGCACCGGCCACCTTGTCTTGTTCGACGAGGATCAAATCGCACCAGTAAAGGCGCCAGAACTGCTTCCGCGAGTTCGGCGTATCGGTTAATTTCTTGCCGTCTTTGGCGATCATGCTCACCGCATCTTGCGCCTGTCGGAACAGCGAGGCGCGGTTCTCGCGCAGCAGAACCAGGTAGCTCGGCACCGCCGTCTCCTCACCCGGCGGTGGTGGGAAGAACACACTCGGCCGGCCCATATTCTTGATGTCGTCCCGAATGATCTTCGCCACCGCGAAAACGAGTTGATGGGTGCCCCTGGGGCGCGGCCATGTCCGCACCGCGGCGTCCGCCTTACCCACCTCCGGGCGCTCGAAAAATGAAACGAAGTACCGGTCGCCGTCCCGCGTCAGCTCGTCCTTCAACACCTCCCACTCGAGCCGCCGGGCTCCCCAGTCCTCTTCTGCGGCCAGGGCCACCTCGCCCAGCGCGCGGATCAACCGCACCTTCTTGGCGGTGTGTGCTTCCTGCCACTTCCGCGCGGCCTCGCGCCGTTGCACCTGCTCCCGCTCCGCGTCTAACGCGCGCGCCGCGGCGTCCTTTTCATCATTGGCCTTGCGCGCGCGTTGCTCCTCCTGGTGCGTGCGGTACACCTGGTACCCGTACAC
The Gemmata palustris DNA segment above includes these coding regions:
- a CDS encoding sigma-70 family RNA polymerase sigma factor; translation: MTLEPDVIVQILLRERLRVAALAATVTRDVHAADDIFQQVVLAALESRAQFRDVDHVLAWALRAARHRAVDFARSRRLHSLPDNVLDLLEARWSDSKDVTVTDRSEALHRCLGKLTASAQELLRMRYAEGLTAVTVAKRLKRSADAVYQNLSRIHRSLRECVEGELGGREAPVTREVPS
- a CDS encoding DUF1559 family PulG-like putative transporter produces the protein MRHRRGFTLIELLVVIAIIAILIGLLLPAVQKVRSAAARIQCSNNLKQIGIALHAHEGAYGYFPTSGAQSAAFGNTGVGFETMGWAYQILPFIEQDNVYKIGQQSGPNNWNASIGKAMVEIQVKTYLCPARGNRASAPASWGSVYAMGDYAGVMVEWGNQWQATLPPDPNEQNTFKGIITKGGHVRTDNPSLTQKYSTVNVTGVSDGTSNTIAIMEKAVSARQYQPTATPDWDWWEIPGWAHNSDWPNMRLVGNWVPLLPDSDTTRVSWATANGKFWEPGFGSAHTGVVLAVFGDGSVRGIQMSVNTGGNSGWSDTSCVLYHLGGRSDGWVVGSNY
- a CDS encoding leucine-rich repeat domain-containing protein; this translates as MAVSIFCSHCQYEVKVPETAIGKKGRCPSCKQIFTAVILPAPADELVDEAAVAEQEVSRPLADEVPEPESRPKSKPVRDEAEDEEPEARPRKPRKVRPASQAFLRFTVLFGGLAAAVTCAAMFYLWQREQVELGGYMALAEAFGGGKASPEMAKEMDVATGRRQVYPFLLVAACAGLVGGLLGSVRIGVPAGLLMLAAVVAPAIIFPATLIFTCALIVAGVLGLMMQSAAKAQRLAERAAEERRRPRSNPLVLACAVLGLLFFLGYAPLMGVMVVAAAAKQELEIARVKGGRGGERNLGGGLGGLIGAGETGGNKPPEPAKEVPAGDVREQITGAGSGTKLVKLDLSPAGLEATIDAPEGCQIKESYGTIRVTKDEHFGLTIELGRQHLHSARENLTGYGRKTVVNSGDLVLAETTWGSKPSFNFTTTKVVGHQDVSVQNYTQFNDKSVEHSRADCLLMVKCAESIARKTPPPADPTAALAPFKAEPRYGEKEKPDELRLNTKATDATLALLAQFPDIRVLDISGTQVTDEGMAHLKALPKLEKLNVQGRPLTDSGAATLAQLAHLKELNASYIQITDAAVQSLAALPDLEALEIGGGYSSKFKGPGLAHLAGAKKLKKLKLNGSDFDDSTLANLKAVTSLVELDLSSIKLLGPGLAHLSGLPNLVRLNVGGTQINDSGLESIAGLVRLEELDLHSTQLSGQGVKALKGMTKLKVLKLESTKIPDAGVAHLAGLTNLEVLNLSSTPVTDAGAAHLKGLKSLKKLDLSQTALTDAGLAHLSALEDLDELVLWGSKVTNTDRPKKVKPPEGKLNPPDPAALVKRFEGRMTQGDGEGKPIVSIVFNQAKLTDADLADLRELKTLRVLNLGYGSEVTDAGLFYLKGLTDLEELHLSGTQVQGDGLVHLAKLTKLRKLYLPGDNVTAKQLAPLATMVNLEEFSCNLFQEAEPKLKVLSHMVKLRQLYLPARGLSDAALGHVGKMVGLQYLTIPGSGSWRLTDEGLAQLKNLKNLKNLVLPGAAVTGDGFKHLAALTQLETLALDGTAFGDEGLKHVRALTGLRSLTLGRTNVSDAGLEPLGDLTNLGYLNLSGTRVTGVGFEKLKKMPKLASLNLDGTPFSDAGVKALAAFPGLRSLQLDRTDVTDAGIEHLKGMNELTRVSLAKTRVKGTGFAAVGELPELGELVLTDSGFTDAGIEHLAAMKKLFSLDVSGTPVTGAGFAKLKGLKELGELMLHGSQLNDAGLKEVGELTALEGLTLSQTRITDAGLPALNGLVKLNQLTLDGTPVTGAGLKDVKNLMKVTSINLSNTRATGDGLETLKNFPNLSYLQLDNTFVTDAGLARLKDLPKLQSLNLQGTRITDAGLAALSGLKALRDVSAGQTQATAAGVTKLKETLPELNVYVGE
- a CDS encoding FecR family protein, translated to MNPVLDLRLGELFGRYWDNALTPAEAEELENRLATDPAAREWFRLLVLQAVAVADLPPGSRSREQQSLARVAPVPRDPGARPWDRRNVLRLAGGALAAGVAGVTLGRWVWPNRPSPTSPEWHARLGSVRGNITVRATDGTLHPTDGPVPPGGTVTTNGPSASAVLFYPDGTNVAVTEDSAVTLSADGTQLQLDRGVIAADVRPPLVGRVPLTLFTTETVLTGATGAIVTLSQAATVTEVGVQRGAVNVSAPTGRAFGEVRGGELLTVRADGDTQKQPIRDTPDAYALDLARPWVAGWGTGWAVGHRDSTGDRAVVAPDFWFDPYYQRQMYQIRSDKQWTRGYFRLHSDSVVRVRYRVERPGPGQFCFCVRTPDVRSPDTGMLEWNGTYAPNPTIPGGWRTLEVRAGALIDNKHAPKFGPSWIGFLIIFNTYETDLGLQVAEFRVSPPEASKS